A region of Sugiyamaella lignohabitans strain CBS 10342 chromosome A, complete sequence DNA encodes the following proteins:
- the INM2 gene encoding inositol monophosphate 1-phosphatase INM2 (Inositol monophosphatase; involved in biosynthesis of inositol; enzymatic activity requires magnesium ions and is inhibited by lithium and sodium ions; inm1 inm2 double mutant lacks inositol auxotrophy; GO_component: GO:0005575 - cellular_component [Evidence ND]; GO_function: GO:0016787 - hydrolase activity [Evidence IEA]; GO_function: GO:0008934 - inositol monophosphate 1-phosphatase activity [Evidence IEA]; GO_function: GO:0008934 - inositol monophosphate 1-phosphatase activity [Evidence IDA,ISA] [PMID 10096091]; GO_function: GO:0008934 - inositol monophosphate 1-phosphatase activity [Evidence IGI,IMP] [PMID 12593845]; GO_function: GO:0052832 - inositol monophosphate 3-phosphatase activity [Evidence IEA]; GO_function: GO:0052833 - inositol monophosphate 4-phosphatase activity [Evidence IEA]; GO_function: GO:0052834 - inositol monophosphate phosphatase activity [Evidence IEA]; GO_function: GO:0046872 - metal ion binding [Evidence IEA]; GO_process: GO:0006021 - inositol biosynthetic process [Evidence IEA]; GO_process: GO:0046855 - inositol phosphate dephosphorylation [Evidence IDA] [PMID 10096091]; GO_process: GO:0046855 - inositol phosphate dephosphorylation [Evidence IGI,IMP] [PMID 12593845]; GO_process: GO:0046854 - phosphatidylinositol phosphorylation [Evidence IEA]), with protein MSSSIDLVLIKDTLVQLAHEAGELIRSKSGNVTFDDKKNAVDLVTEVDKAVEDLVSTKLRARFPSYQFMGEETYVPGKTVLTDEPTFIVDPIDGTTNFIHYFPYSCISLGFAIDKKPVVGVVYNPFLNLLYTGVKGSGSYLNDEKLPLRNSSAKPLSLQGALVAIEWGSERTGKNFEIKTQTFSSLAKDKSEGGAFAHGFRSLGSAAMNICSVAAGNLDCYWEGGCYAWDVCAGWIILEEAGGRMFGGNSNQWETEVDSRVYLAVRGGHGQEEFVKDFWSHIPGELSY; from the coding sequence AAAGTGGAAATGTTACGTTTGATGATAAAAAGAATGCTGTGGACCTGGTGACAGAAGTTGACAAGGCAGTCGAGGACCTTGTTTCTACTAAATTAAGAGCTAGATTCCCTTCATACCAGTTTATGGGCGAAGAAACATATGTTCCAGGAAAAACTGTGCTTACTGACGAGCCAACTTTTATTGTGGACCCAATTGATGGCACCACCAACTTTATTCATTACTTTCCTTATTCATGCATTTCTCTAGGGTTTGCAATAGACAAGAAACCCGTCGTAGGAGTTGTTTACAATCCATTTTTAAACTTGCTATACACAGGTGTCAAAGGTTCGGGGTCTTATCTTAATGATGAGAAATTGCCTCTTAGGAATTCCTCGGCCAAGCCATTAAGCTTACAAGGAGCACTTGTTGCAATTGAGTGGGGTTCTGAGAGAACTGGCAAAAATTTCGAAATCAAAACTCAAACATTTTCCTCTTTAGCGAAAGACAAGTCCGAAGGCGGTGCTTTTGCCCATGGCTTCCGAAGTTTGGGTTCGGCAGCTATGAACATTTGCTCAGTTGCAGCGGGAAACTTGGACTGCTATTGGGAGGGTGGATGTTACGCTTGGGATGTTTGTGCTGGCTGGATCATTCTCGAGGAAGCTGGTGGTAGAATGTTTGGAGGCAATTCCAACCAATGGGAGACTGAAGTTGATTCAAGAGTGTATTTAGCAGTCCGAGGTGGACATGGCCAGGAAGAATTTGTGAAAGATTTTTGGAGTCATATACCTGGTGAGTTGTCCTATTAA